In Oryctolagus cuniculus chromosome X, mOryCun1.1, whole genome shotgun sequence, a single window of DNA contains:
- the PORCN gene encoding protein-serine O-palmitoleoyltransferase porcupine isoform X3, whose amino-acid sequence MATFSRQEFFQQLLQGCLLPTAQQGLDQIWLLLAICLACRLLWRLGLPSYLKHASTVAGGFFSLYHFFQLHMVWVVLLSLLCYLVLFLCRHSSHRGVFLSVTILIYLLMGEMHMVDTVTWHKMRGAQMIVAMKAVSLGFDLDRGEVGAVPSPVEFMGYLYFVGTIVFGPWISFHSYLQAVQGRPLSRRWLQKVARSLALALLCLVLSTCVGPYLFPYFIPLDGDRLLRNKKRKARGTMVRWLRAYESAVSFHFSNYFVGFLSEATATLAGAGFTEEKDHLEWDLTVSKPINVELPRSMVEVVTSWNLPMSYWLNNYVFKNALRLGTFSAVLVTYAASALLHGFSFHLAAVLLSLAFITYVEHVLRKRLARILSACVLSKRCPPDCSHRHRLGVGVRGLNLLFGALAIFHLAYLGSLFDVDVDDTTEEQGYGMAYTVHKWSELSWASHWVTFGCWIFYRLIG is encoded by the exons ATGGCTACCTTCAGCCGCCAGGAATTTTTCCAGCAGCTACTGCAGGGCTGTCTCCTGCCTACCGCCCAGCAGGGCCTTGATCAGATCTGGCTGCTCCTTGCCATCTGCCTCGCCTGCCGCCTCCTCTGGAGGCTTG GGCTGCCATCCTACCTGAAGCATGCAAGCACCGTGGCAGGCGGGTTCTTCAGCCTCTACCACTTCTTCCAGCTGCACATGGTTTGGGTCGTGCTGCTCAGCCTCCTGTGCTACCTCGTGCTGTTCCTCTGCCGGCATTCCTCTCATCGCGGCGTCTTCCTCTCCGTCACCATCCTCATCTACCTACTCATGGG tgagATGCACATGGTAGATACCGTGACATGGCACAAGATGCGAG GGGCCCAGATGATCGTGGCCATGAAGGCGGTGTCTCTGGGCTTCGACCTGGACCGGGGCGAGGTGGGTGCAGTGCCCTCGCCTGTGGAGTTCATGGGCTACCTCTACTTCGTGGGCACCATCGTCTTTGGGCCCTGGATATCCTTCCACAGCTACCTACAGGCTGTCCAAGGCCGCCCACTG AGCCGCCGATGGCTGCAAAAGGTGGCCCGGAGCCTGGCGCTGGCCCTGCTGTGCCTTGTGCTGTCCACTTGCGTGGGCCCCTACCTCTTCCCATACTTCATTCCCCTTGATGGTGACCGTCTCCTTCGCAA CAAGAAACGCAAAGCCAG GGGCACCATGGTAAG gtggctgcgaGCCTATGAGAGTGCCGTCTCCTTCCACTTCAGCAACTATTTTGTGGGCTTTCTGTCCGAGGCCACGGCCACGTTGGCAGGGGCTGGCTTCACCGAGGAGAAGGATCATCTGGAATG GGACCTGACGGTGTCCAAGCCAATAAATGTGGAGCTGCCACGGTCAATGGTGGAGGTTGTCACGAGCTGGAACCTGCCTATGTCTTATTGGCTGAATAACT ATGTTTTCAAGAATGCTCTCCGCCTAGGGACCTTCTCAGCGGTGCTGGTCACCTACGCAGCCAGTGCCCTCCTGCAC GGCTTCAGCTTCCACCTGGCCGCAGTACTGCTGTCCCTGGCCTTTATCACCTACGTGGAACACG TCCTCCGGAAGCGCCTAGCTCGGATCCTCAGTGCCTGCGTCTTGTCTAAGCGGTGCCCGCCTGACTGTTCACACCGGCATCGCTTG GGTGTGGGGGTTCGAGGCCTAAACTTGCTCTTTGGGGccctggccatcttccacctgGCCTACCTTGGCTCTCTGTTTGATGTTGATGTGGACGACACCACAGAGGAGCAG GGCTACGGCATGGCGTACACTGTCCACAAGTGGTCAGAGCTCAGCTGGGCCAGTCACTGGGTCACTTTCGGATGCTGGATCTTCTACCGTCTCATAGGCTAA
- the PORCN gene encoding protein-serine O-palmitoleoyltransferase porcupine isoform X4, with protein sequence MVWVVLLSLLCYLVLFLCRHSSHRGVFLSVTILIYLLMGEMHMVDTVTWHKMRGAQMIVAMKAVSLGFDLDRGEVGAVPSPVEFMGYLYFVGTIVFGPWISFHSYLQAVQGRPLSRRWLQKVARSLALALLCLVLSTCVGPYLFPYFIPLDGDRLLRNKKRKARGTMVRWLRAYESAVSFHFSNYFVGFLSEATATLAGAGFTEEKDHLEWDLTVSKPINVELPRSMVEVVTSWNLPMSYWLNNYVFKNALRLGTFSAVLVTYAASALLHGFSFHLAAVLLSLAFITYVEHVLRKRLARILSACVLSKRCPPDCSHRHRLGVGVRGLNLLFGALAIFHLAYLGSLFDVDVDDTTEEQGYGMAYTVHKWSELSWASHWVTFGCWIFYRLIG encoded by the exons ATGGTTTGGGTCGTGCTGCTCAGCCTCCTGTGCTACCTCGTGCTGTTCCTCTGCCGGCATTCCTCTCATCGCGGCGTCTTCCTCTCCGTCACCATCCTCATCTACCTACTCATGGG tgagATGCACATGGTAGATACCGTGACATGGCACAAGATGCGAG GGGCCCAGATGATCGTGGCCATGAAGGCGGTGTCTCTGGGCTTCGACCTGGACCGGGGCGAGGTGGGTGCAGTGCCCTCGCCTGTGGAGTTCATGGGCTACCTCTACTTCGTGGGCACCATCGTCTTTGGGCCCTGGATATCCTTCCACAGCTACCTACAGGCTGTCCAAGGCCGCCCACTG AGCCGCCGATGGCTGCAAAAGGTGGCCCGGAGCCTGGCGCTGGCCCTGCTGTGCCTTGTGCTGTCCACTTGCGTGGGCCCCTACCTCTTCCCATACTTCATTCCCCTTGATGGTGACCGTCTCCTTCGCAA CAAGAAACGCAAAGCCAG GGGCACCATGGTAAG gtggctgcgaGCCTATGAGAGTGCCGTCTCCTTCCACTTCAGCAACTATTTTGTGGGCTTTCTGTCCGAGGCCACGGCCACGTTGGCAGGGGCTGGCTTCACCGAGGAGAAGGATCATCTGGAATG GGACCTGACGGTGTCCAAGCCAATAAATGTGGAGCTGCCACGGTCAATGGTGGAGGTTGTCACGAGCTGGAACCTGCCTATGTCTTATTGGCTGAATAACT ATGTTTTCAAGAATGCTCTCCGCCTAGGGACCTTCTCAGCGGTGCTGGTCACCTACGCAGCCAGTGCCCTCCTGCAC GGCTTCAGCTTCCACCTGGCCGCAGTACTGCTGTCCCTGGCCTTTATCACCTACGTGGAACACG TCCTCCGGAAGCGCCTAGCTCGGATCCTCAGTGCCTGCGTCTTGTCTAAGCGGTGCCCGCCTGACTGTTCACACCGGCATCGCTTG GGTGTGGGGGTTCGAGGCCTAAACTTGCTCTTTGGGGccctggccatcttccacctgGCCTACCTTGGCTCTCTGTTTGATGTTGATGTGGACGACACCACAGAGGAGCAG GGCTACGGCATGGCGTACACTGTCCACAAGTGGTCAGAGCTCAGCTGGGCCAGTCACTGGGTCACTTTCGGATGCTGGATCTTCTACCGTCTCATAGGCTAA
- the PORCN gene encoding protein-serine O-palmitoleoyltransferase porcupine isoform X1: protein MATFSRQEFFQQLLQGCLLPTAQQGLDQIWLLLAICLACRLLWRLGLPSYLKHASTVAGGFFSLYHFFQLHMVWVVLLSLLCYLVLFLCRHSSHRGVFLSVTILIYLLMGEMHMVDTVTWHKMRGAQMIVAMKAVSLGFDLDRGEVGAVPSPVEFMGYLYFVGTIVFGPWISFHSYLQAVQGRPLSRRWLQKVARSLALALLCLVLSTCVGPYLFPYFIPLDGDRLLRKGTMVRWLRAYESAVSFHFSNYFVGFLSEATATLAGAGFTEEKDHLEWDLTVSKPINVELPRSMVEVVTSWNLPMSYWLNNYVFKNALRLGTFSAVLVTYAASALLHGFSFHLAAVLLSLAFITYVEHVLRKRLARILSACVLSKRCPPDCSHRHRLGVGVRGLNLLFGALAIFHLAYLGSLFDVDVDDTTEEQGYGMAYTVHKWSELSWASHWVTFGCWIFYRLIG, encoded by the exons ATGGCTACCTTCAGCCGCCAGGAATTTTTCCAGCAGCTACTGCAGGGCTGTCTCCTGCCTACCGCCCAGCAGGGCCTTGATCAGATCTGGCTGCTCCTTGCCATCTGCCTCGCCTGCCGCCTCCTCTGGAGGCTTG GGCTGCCATCCTACCTGAAGCATGCAAGCACCGTGGCAGGCGGGTTCTTCAGCCTCTACCACTTCTTCCAGCTGCACATGGTTTGGGTCGTGCTGCTCAGCCTCCTGTGCTACCTCGTGCTGTTCCTCTGCCGGCATTCCTCTCATCGCGGCGTCTTCCTCTCCGTCACCATCCTCATCTACCTACTCATGGG tgagATGCACATGGTAGATACCGTGACATGGCACAAGATGCGAG GGGCCCAGATGATCGTGGCCATGAAGGCGGTGTCTCTGGGCTTCGACCTGGACCGGGGCGAGGTGGGTGCAGTGCCCTCGCCTGTGGAGTTCATGGGCTACCTCTACTTCGTGGGCACCATCGTCTTTGGGCCCTGGATATCCTTCCACAGCTACCTACAGGCTGTCCAAGGCCGCCCACTG AGCCGCCGATGGCTGCAAAAGGTGGCCCGGAGCCTGGCGCTGGCCCTGCTGTGCCTTGTGCTGTCCACTTGCGTGGGCCCCTACCTCTTCCCATACTTCATTCCCCTTGATGGTGACCGTCTCCTTCGCAA GGGCACCATGGTAAG gtggctgcgaGCCTATGAGAGTGCCGTCTCCTTCCACTTCAGCAACTATTTTGTGGGCTTTCTGTCCGAGGCCACGGCCACGTTGGCAGGGGCTGGCTTCACCGAGGAGAAGGATCATCTGGAATG GGACCTGACGGTGTCCAAGCCAATAAATGTGGAGCTGCCACGGTCAATGGTGGAGGTTGTCACGAGCTGGAACCTGCCTATGTCTTATTGGCTGAATAACT ATGTTTTCAAGAATGCTCTCCGCCTAGGGACCTTCTCAGCGGTGCTGGTCACCTACGCAGCCAGTGCCCTCCTGCAC GGCTTCAGCTTCCACCTGGCCGCAGTACTGCTGTCCCTGGCCTTTATCACCTACGTGGAACACG TCCTCCGGAAGCGCCTAGCTCGGATCCTCAGTGCCTGCGTCTTGTCTAAGCGGTGCCCGCCTGACTGTTCACACCGGCATCGCTTG GGTGTGGGGGTTCGAGGCCTAAACTTGCTCTTTGGGGccctggccatcttccacctgGCCTACCTTGGCTCTCTGTTTGATGTTGATGTGGACGACACCACAGAGGAGCAG GGCTACGGCATGGCGTACACTGTCCACAAGTGGTCAGAGCTCAGCTGGGCCAGTCACTGGGTCACTTTCGGATGCTGGATCTTCTACCGTCTCATAGGCTAA
- the PORCN gene encoding protein-serine O-palmitoleoyltransferase porcupine isoform X5 yields MVWVVLLSLLCYLVLFLCRHSSHRGVFLSVTILIYLLMGEMHMVDTVTWHKMRGAQMIVAMKAVSLGFDLDRGEVGAVPSPVEFMGYLYFVGTIVFGPWISFHSYLQAVQGRPLSRRWLQKVARSLALALLCLVLSTCVGPYLFPYFIPLDGDRLLRKWLRAYESAVSFHFSNYFVGFLSEATATLAGAGFTEEKDHLEWDLTVSKPINVELPRSMVEVVTSWNLPMSYWLNNYVFKNALRLGTFSAVLVTYAASALLHGFSFHLAAVLLSLAFITYVEHVLRKRLARILSACVLSKRCPPDCSHRHRLGVGVRGLNLLFGALAIFHLAYLGSLFDVDVDDTTEEQGYGMAYTVHKWSELSWASHWVTFGCWIFYRLIG; encoded by the exons ATGGTTTGGGTCGTGCTGCTCAGCCTCCTGTGCTACCTCGTGCTGTTCCTCTGCCGGCATTCCTCTCATCGCGGCGTCTTCCTCTCCGTCACCATCCTCATCTACCTACTCATGGG tgagATGCACATGGTAGATACCGTGACATGGCACAAGATGCGAG GGGCCCAGATGATCGTGGCCATGAAGGCGGTGTCTCTGGGCTTCGACCTGGACCGGGGCGAGGTGGGTGCAGTGCCCTCGCCTGTGGAGTTCATGGGCTACCTCTACTTCGTGGGCACCATCGTCTTTGGGCCCTGGATATCCTTCCACAGCTACCTACAGGCTGTCCAAGGCCGCCCACTG AGCCGCCGATGGCTGCAAAAGGTGGCCCGGAGCCTGGCGCTGGCCCTGCTGTGCCTTGTGCTGTCCACTTGCGTGGGCCCCTACCTCTTCCCATACTTCATTCCCCTTGATGGTGACCGTCTCCTTCGCAA gtggctgcgaGCCTATGAGAGTGCCGTCTCCTTCCACTTCAGCAACTATTTTGTGGGCTTTCTGTCCGAGGCCACGGCCACGTTGGCAGGGGCTGGCTTCACCGAGGAGAAGGATCATCTGGAATG GGACCTGACGGTGTCCAAGCCAATAAATGTGGAGCTGCCACGGTCAATGGTGGAGGTTGTCACGAGCTGGAACCTGCCTATGTCTTATTGGCTGAATAACT ATGTTTTCAAGAATGCTCTCCGCCTAGGGACCTTCTCAGCGGTGCTGGTCACCTACGCAGCCAGTGCCCTCCTGCAC GGCTTCAGCTTCCACCTGGCCGCAGTACTGCTGTCCCTGGCCTTTATCACCTACGTGGAACACG TCCTCCGGAAGCGCCTAGCTCGGATCCTCAGTGCCTGCGTCTTGTCTAAGCGGTGCCCGCCTGACTGTTCACACCGGCATCGCTTG GGTGTGGGGGTTCGAGGCCTAAACTTGCTCTTTGGGGccctggccatcttccacctgGCCTACCTTGGCTCTCTGTTTGATGTTGATGTGGACGACACCACAGAGGAGCAG GGCTACGGCATGGCGTACACTGTCCACAAGTGGTCAGAGCTCAGCTGGGCCAGTCACTGGGTCACTTTCGGATGCTGGATCTTCTACCGTCTCATAGGCTAA
- the PORCN gene encoding protein-serine O-palmitoleoyltransferase porcupine isoform X2 yields MATFSRQEFFQQLLQGCLLPTAQQGLDQIWLLLAICLACRLLWRLGLPSYLKHASTVAGGFFSLYHFFQLHMVWVVLLSLLCYLVLFLCRHSSHRGVFLSVTILIYLLMGEMHMVDTVTWHKMRGAQMIVAMKAVSLGFDLDRGEVGAVPSPVEFMGYLYFVGTIVFGPWISFHSYLQAVQGRPLSRRWLQKVARSLALALLCLVLSTCVGPYLFPYFIPLDGDRLLRKWLRAYESAVSFHFSNYFVGFLSEATATLAGAGFTEEKDHLEWDLTVSKPINVELPRSMVEVVTSWNLPMSYWLNNYVFKNALRLGTFSAVLVTYAASALLHGFSFHLAAVLLSLAFITYVEHVLRKRLARILSACVLSKRCPPDCSHRHRLGVGVRGLNLLFGALAIFHLAYLGSLFDVDVDDTTEEQGYGMAYTVHKWSELSWASHWVTFGCWIFYRLIG; encoded by the exons ATGGCTACCTTCAGCCGCCAGGAATTTTTCCAGCAGCTACTGCAGGGCTGTCTCCTGCCTACCGCCCAGCAGGGCCTTGATCAGATCTGGCTGCTCCTTGCCATCTGCCTCGCCTGCCGCCTCCTCTGGAGGCTTG GGCTGCCATCCTACCTGAAGCATGCAAGCACCGTGGCAGGCGGGTTCTTCAGCCTCTACCACTTCTTCCAGCTGCACATGGTTTGGGTCGTGCTGCTCAGCCTCCTGTGCTACCTCGTGCTGTTCCTCTGCCGGCATTCCTCTCATCGCGGCGTCTTCCTCTCCGTCACCATCCTCATCTACCTACTCATGGG tgagATGCACATGGTAGATACCGTGACATGGCACAAGATGCGAG GGGCCCAGATGATCGTGGCCATGAAGGCGGTGTCTCTGGGCTTCGACCTGGACCGGGGCGAGGTGGGTGCAGTGCCCTCGCCTGTGGAGTTCATGGGCTACCTCTACTTCGTGGGCACCATCGTCTTTGGGCCCTGGATATCCTTCCACAGCTACCTACAGGCTGTCCAAGGCCGCCCACTG AGCCGCCGATGGCTGCAAAAGGTGGCCCGGAGCCTGGCGCTGGCCCTGCTGTGCCTTGTGCTGTCCACTTGCGTGGGCCCCTACCTCTTCCCATACTTCATTCCCCTTGATGGTGACCGTCTCCTTCGCAA gtggctgcgaGCCTATGAGAGTGCCGTCTCCTTCCACTTCAGCAACTATTTTGTGGGCTTTCTGTCCGAGGCCACGGCCACGTTGGCAGGGGCTGGCTTCACCGAGGAGAAGGATCATCTGGAATG GGACCTGACGGTGTCCAAGCCAATAAATGTGGAGCTGCCACGGTCAATGGTGGAGGTTGTCACGAGCTGGAACCTGCCTATGTCTTATTGGCTGAATAACT ATGTTTTCAAGAATGCTCTCCGCCTAGGGACCTTCTCAGCGGTGCTGGTCACCTACGCAGCCAGTGCCCTCCTGCAC GGCTTCAGCTTCCACCTGGCCGCAGTACTGCTGTCCCTGGCCTTTATCACCTACGTGGAACACG TCCTCCGGAAGCGCCTAGCTCGGATCCTCAGTGCCTGCGTCTTGTCTAAGCGGTGCCCGCCTGACTGTTCACACCGGCATCGCTTG GGTGTGGGGGTTCGAGGCCTAAACTTGCTCTTTGGGGccctggccatcttccacctgGCCTACCTTGGCTCTCTGTTTGATGTTGATGTGGACGACACCACAGAGGAGCAG GGCTACGGCATGGCGTACACTGTCCACAAGTGGTCAGAGCTCAGCTGGGCCAGTCACTGGGTCACTTTCGGATGCTGGATCTTCTACCGTCTCATAGGCTAA